GCCAGTGTCCAACCGGTGATCACCAGATAATAGCTGAGCACTATGGTAGAAACGAGCACGGCGCCTATGCCGATCCAGATAAGCTCTCGCCTGATGAACCGCATCGCGGTGACGATCGAGCGTTTGAAATGCCGACCGACAGCAAACTCGAGGACTGCCAGCGGAATTCCAAAAAGCAGAAGTGAAAGTATGTACGGAATGAGAAAGGCACCACCACCATTTTGGCCCGCGACGTACGGGAACCGCCAGACATTCCCCAGTCCCAGCGCTGATCCTATTGCCGCCAGTAAAAAACCGAGTTGCGATCCCCAGTGCTCCCGTGGCATCTTAATCCCTCCCGCGTTTAGTGCACGGCGATTAGACCGAAAAGACCGAACAATGGTAGGATACAGGTCTCACCGTTAATATAACCTGCACCTCCTGGAGATGGCACAGCGTTATTGGGATCACGCGTAACGGAGTGGGGAACTGCTGCTCTTAAGCGCGGGCTCACACCGTGCGTGATAGCCGTAGTAGATCTAAAAGCAGCCCGGTAAGCGAGAAAAGGCGCTGCGACCCTTGTGGTTACAGCTTCTCTCTGAGCTCGGCGAGCACGGCATCCACTCTGTCGGTGACCCAGAATTTCCGTATAGCCTTCCCTTTTGACTTATCCTGCTCCGAGATCTCGTATTTACTGCTCAGGAATCCATAAGTCTCCAGAATCTGGAGATGATAAGAGACGAGCCGCCGCTCTTCGCCCAGCGCCTTACTGATACTGTTGATATGCATCGTTTTTTCCCTGAGGAGTTCCACGATCCTGAACCGCATCGGATGCACAAGCACATGCGCGTCCATCACCAACTGGTCTTCAAGTTGATTCATAGCTTACCCTATGAGGTGGCATATAAAAGCTTTAGGGCGTAAAAAATACTTTTATAGGCTAAGTTCACATTACGTCTGTGCGACCGCCATCCGCGCGCAGAAGGAGGGGGTCAGGGAGAAAGATATAAAGGTCAAGCTCCTTGCAGGGGCCGTGACTTTTTTTATCCTCCCAACTGGCTTCAGAGAGGGGTGGCGGGCCGTAGCTTTTTTTTGAGTTCTGCGGTCCTCCCATCGTGCTTCAACTACGCAGTCGCTGCTGCCCTCGGCGCCGCAACGTTTAAGTGCGGGGCGGGCTATTGAGAAGCATGGAAAAAATTACGGACATTGCTGAGATCATCAGGCTCTTGAATGAGGATTTTGCCCACGAGATAGAGAATACGATGATTTATGTCCGGAACTCGTTCGTCATCAAGCCGTGCGATCCCAGCAGAGTAACTGAGGACATCTCGGTCGATGAGATGCGGCACATGTGGTGGCTGGCGGATCTGATCGTCAAACGAGGCGGGAAGCCGAGTATGGAGCATAGTGAGCTCGAGTTCGGTGGTGACGATCTGAGAAGCCAATTGGAGCGGCAGATCGCGCTGGAGACCGAAGCGATTGAGCGCTATAAACAGCATATAGAGCTCATTGACGATGCGGAAGTGGTCGGTGTCCTGAAGCACATTCTGGATGAAGAGAAACGGCACCGGAAAGAATTCAGGATGCGGCTCGCGCAGATCGATGAGTGAGTGAGTGAGTGAGTGAGTGAGTGAGTGGCAGCCGTTGGCTCGTTAGAGACTGGTAACGGAAGATGGCAATAGGTCTCCGAGAGCACGTCTGCGCCTGTTTATTCGTCTTGTGACACGTCACCGCGCTCGCTAGGGCTGCTGAGCAAGCTGAGCAGTTTGATCGCATCGCTGAGCAATGAGAGCGCGTCAGATGACGAGGGTAAGACCGTAAGATCGATGGAGAAGAACACCTTCGCCTTCGTCCCGGCGCTCCGTAAAAATGCGCACACATCCGTCGTCTGGTTTTCACCGCGCTGCATCTCCGCGTCCACGTCCGTCGACTGCTCGGGATCAGCCTCGGCGTCTCCGCAGAAGAGGTCTACCGCGTAGAGGAGCACGCGACTGGAAAGTAATGCCGATGCGAGATACGAGCCCCGCTCATACTCATTGAGCGCCTCTGTAAGATGGAGTTCACCGTAAACATCGGATTGTGCGCCCGATAGCTCGACCAGCTGGTTCTTAATACGTGCAAGCTGCTCCAGCTCCGCTTCTGATCGCGCGGCAGGCAGACTGCGCAACGCCTCGATGCCCTTGTCACACTCAGCTTCTATATCGCGTAACAGCGCTTTTTGCTTGTACACCGCAGAATAATCCCTGCCCTTCGTCTCGATGTCTCGCAGGTACACCTTAAGCTCCTGCTCAGCGGCGATATGAGCGAAATGCATCTTCGCGATCTTGTAGGCCTCAACCGCGATACCCAGCTCCTCTGTCGGTCCGAACAACGAATCTGGCATGGACTGTCGAAGCTGCTTGCTCAGCTCCTTTATTGACTCAAATTCTTTTGCGATATCATCGGCATCGCGCACCATTAAGGTCATCTCCTTTCAGACACCCTCCTTGAATCTCCACTCGGGAAGCACCATCGGTTAGTTCCTCGTGAGCCGCAGGCCGGCGTGACGAATACCGTACACAACCCACCGTGAACCCCAGCGACCACACATTCTTATGTGCCTCATGTATGTAAAAGGTATCCTCATTTTTAGTCGGACCGGATCACGGCAACTCAGCATCAGGCTTGATAACTGTGCCGGGCACGAAACGGTTTTGAGCGCTTTGGTCCGGTGCAGGTATTGCTTCGGGTCCGAGTTGAGCTGACTACAGATTTACCGTGCTCCTCTCGGGTAGAATACTGGTAAGGAGCGCCAGGATCGGGCCAATCACAAGCCCCGCCCAGATGAACAGGCCGATGATGCCAAGGATAGCTATACCGACCCGCTCTTTTGCCGCTACGGATGCGTGCACGCGCAGGGCGAGCCGCAGCAGTAACATGCCGACGGTGATAGGTAGCAATGCAAGGATAAGGGTAATGATGACCGCACCGGTCACGGGGGCCAGGCTCACGGCGATGCCCATCTGCGTGAGCGTAATGCCACCGCTTCCGATATACAGAAATGCAGCAAGGCACCCGAGCCAGTCATGCGTCCTCATGGTGCGTCGCTGCCAGAAGAGGAGTGCGAATCCAGGGATAACGATAGCAAACAGGGGTGCCAGGATAACGGTCCAGGCCTGCCCTTCCCAGCGGCGCACACCGATCACGTCCAGGGGCACGCGTATCCACTCCACCAGCGTGAATTCCTCACGATAACCGACCGCGAGTCCGTATCGACCGCCGTTTGTCGGCTCGTAGACCGCTACGTAATACGTTCCCGCTGTTGTGACCGTGGTATCAAGATCGGCGACTTCGTAGAGCGCCGATGGTGTGAAGGGCTCGTAGCTCCCCTGATCGGGGCGCTGCCCTTCTATCACCCGTGCATCCAACCCCGCAGGCACGGTAACAAACTCGGGTACGGTACCCTGTGGTTCGATACCGGATCCCATGACCACCAGCCCGGGTGTAAAGGCACTTTCACGTGGTGTGAAGAGTGAAAGCCGCAGCCGCTGGCCCTGTTCCATTTCGAACTCGAAATAGTTAACAACACCGCCCTCACGAAGCTCAGCGTAAACCGCCCAGGATTTGAGCGGGTCGTGAATATGCGTAGCAGTCTCGATCGCCTCGTTATCGCCGGTCGTGATCGGCACGTGCGCCTGCACTACCGTCAGCAGAATGATGCAGAGCAAAGCGAGGCCACACCAGAGCGAGACCCTCACGAACCGCATGTATACTAATTTCCTCTTTTGGACGTTAAAAAGATCGTGGGCAAACGGGCTGCTCACGCGCGGCTACAGAGGGCTGTGGGATGGGGGGGACATGTGCGTGCTCTGTTTTGGTGCACCTCGTTCCAGAGCCAGACAGAAGCGCTAACTAACGGTTGAAAGCCAGACTGAGCACAGTTCCACGAAAACCGATACCGATTACCAAAGCACTTATCACTTATACGAGCTTATGCAATATATAGTAGTAATGCACGAATATAACTTGTTTATCGGTGGGGAATGGACTGATTCATCCACGGATGAGACGTTCGATGATATCAACCCTGCGACACTGGACAAGCTCGCCTCATTTCAGGTTGCGAACAGCGACGATGTGGCTCGTGCAGTAGACGCTGCATGGGTAGCATTTGAGCACTGGAGCGAGACACCGGCACCCAAACGTGCAATGGTGCTCTTTCGGGCCGCGCGGCTACTGGAAGAGCGGAAAGAAGAGCTCGCTGTTCTGATGACGCAGGAGATGGGGAAAGTGCTCTCGGAGACCCGAGGTGACGTCCAGGAAGCCATTGACATCACGTTGTACGCGGCCGGTGAGGGGCGGCGGATGCTGGGCGAGACGACCACCTCGGAATTGAAGGACAAGTTTTGCATGACTGTCCTGCAGCCCATCGGCGTTATCGGTGTGATCACGCCCTGGAACTTCCCCATGGCCATACCGGCCTGGAAACTGATGCCAGCCCTCGTTGCCGGGAATGGGATCGTCATGAAACCGGCGAGTGACACGCCATTGCTAGCCCTCAAGCTGGTAGAGATATTGACAGAAGCAGGCTTGCCTTTCGGGGTGATCAACCTGGTCTTTGGACCCGGTGAGACCGTGGGCGCGGCCCTCGTTCATCACCCTGATATTCGAGCCATCTCCTTTACCGGCAGTCTGGCGACCGGGAAGTGGATCATGGGCGAATGTGCTCAGGACATGAAACGGGTCTCACTGGAATTGGGCGGTAAGAACCCTATTATTATTATGGACGATGCTGATCTTGATCTTGCCCTGGAAGGCGTGGTCTGGGGCGCCTTCGGCACCACGGGACAGCGCTGTACCGCAGCCAGCAGGGTGATCGTGCACGAGTCGGTAAAGGACGAGTTCACCCAGAGACTCCTGGCAATGACACAGGCACTCCGGCTTGGTAACGGCCTTGACCCAAAAACGGATGTCGGTCCGGTGATCAACGAACGCCAGCTCCGAAAGATCGAGAACTATGTACCGATAGGTCAGGACGAAGGTGCAACGCTGCTGACCGGAGGTAACGCTACCACACCAGGTTTGCCAGGCTACTTCTTCCAGCCCACCATCTTTACCGATGTGAACTCCGAGATGCGGATCGCGCAGGAGGAGATATTCGGACCCGTGGTCTCCCTGATCTCCACATCGGGATTAGACGAAGCCATCGAGGTGGCGAACGCTACACGCTACGGCCTCTCATCTTCCATTTACACCCGGGACATCGCCAGTGCGTTCAGGGCGATCAACGAGATCGAAGCCGGTATCACCTACATCAACTCTTCCACCATCGGAGCGGAGGTCCATCTCTCGTTTGGCGGCGTGAAAGGAACGGGCAACGGGTTCCGAGAAGCAGGCACCGACGCCATCAAGGAGTTCACCGAGGTGAAAGCGGTGTACATCGATTACAGCGGTAAGCTCCAGAAGGCGCAGATCGATTGAGGAGCGAGGG
This genomic stretch from Methanomicrobia archaeon harbors:
- a CDS encoding transcriptional regulator, whose protein sequence is MNQLEDQLVMDAHVLVHPMRFRIVELLREKTMHINSISKALGEERRLVSYHLQILETYGFLSSKYEISEQDKSKGKAIRKFWVTDRVDAVLAELREKL
- a CDS encoding ferritin-like domain-containing protein — encoded protein: MEKITDIAEIIRLLNEDFAHEIENTMIYVRNSFVIKPCDPSRVTEDISVDEMRHMWWLADLIVKRGGKPSMEHSELEFGGDDLRSQLERQIALETEAIERYKQHIELIDDAEVVGVLKHILDEEKRHRKEFRMRLAQIDE
- a CDS encoding aldehyde dehydrogenase family protein is translated as MHEYNLFIGGEWTDSSTDETFDDINPATLDKLASFQVANSDDVARAVDAAWVAFEHWSETPAPKRAMVLFRAARLLEERKEELAVLMTQEMGKVLSETRGDVQEAIDITLYAAGEGRRMLGETTTSELKDKFCMTVLQPIGVIGVITPWNFPMAIPAWKLMPALVAGNGIVMKPASDTPLLALKLVEILTEAGLPFGVINLVFGPGETVGAALVHHPDIRAISFTGSLATGKWIMGECAQDMKRVSLELGGKNPIIIMDDADLDLALEGVVWGAFGTTGQRCTAASRVIVHESVKDEFTQRLLAMTQALRLGNGLDPKTDVGPVINERQLRKIENYVPIGQDEGATLLTGGNATTPGLPGYFFQPTIFTDVNSEMRIAQEEIFGPVVSLISTSGLDEAIEVANATRYGLSSSIYTRDIASAFRAINEIEAGITYINSSTIGAEVHLSFGGVKGTGNGFREAGTDAIKEFTEVKAVYIDYSGKLQKAQID